In Pseudothermotoga sp., one genomic interval encodes:
- a CDS encoding TIGR00725 family protein → MNVAVVGYSGPVDRPPVCEIAQVCVELGTELAKNGYTIVCGGRDGVMELVSLGARRVNGTVIGVLPREEEGNPHLTVKIRTPFDNVTRSLVLIETSDVVVSVGGEVGTAIEVLVAYAKGKPIILFVGTGGWTDRFAEVLIEGRFLDSRRNVAVHKARTVREILQLLEAMRR, encoded by the coding sequence ATGAACGTTGCGGTCGTGGGTTATTCTGGGCCTGTCGATCGCCCACCGGTGTGCGAAATAGCACAGGTGTGTGTCGAACTCGGCACGGAGTTGGCCAAGAACGGTTATACTATCGTTTGTGGTGGTAGAGACGGTGTCATGGAACTCGTCTCGTTGGGAGCCAGAAGAGTCAACGGCACGGTCATAGGTGTTCTGCCCAGGGAAGAGGAAGGCAATCCACACTTGACGGTGAAGATCAGAACACCGTTCGATAACGTAACGAGGTCTTTGGTCCTGATCGAAACGAGTGACGTGGTCGTGTCAGTCGGTGGAGAGGTCGGTACAGCTATAGAAGTTTTGGTCGCTTACGCTAAGGGAAAACCCATCATACTGTTCGTTGGTACCGGTGGCTGGACTGACAGGTTTGCGGAGGTTTTGATTGAAGGTCGTTTCTTGGACAGTCGAAGAAACGTCGCTGTTCATAAAGCTAGGACTGTGCGGGAAATCCTTCAGCTACTGGAGGCAATGAGGAGGTAG